One region of Pogona vitticeps strain Pit_001003342236 chromosome 1, PviZW2.1, whole genome shotgun sequence genomic DNA includes:
- the CCNC gene encoding cyclin-C isoform X1: MAGNFWQSSHYLQWILDKQDLLKERQKDLKFLTEEEYWKLQIFFTNVIQALGEHLKLRQQVIATATVYFKRFYARYSLKSIDPVLMAPTCVFLASKVEEFGVVSNTRLISAATSVLKTRFSYAFPKEFPYRMNHILECEFYLLELMDCCLIVYHPYRPLLQYVQDMGQEDMLLPLAWRIVNDTYRTDLCLLYPPFMIALACLHVACVVQQKDARQWFAELSVDMEKVILEIIRVILKLYEQWKNFDERKEMATILSKMPKPKPPPNSESDQGPNGSQNSSYSQS, from the exons CTTGCAATGGATTTTGGATAAACAAGATCTACTGAAGGAACGCCAAAAGGATTTAAAATTTTTGACCGAAGAAGAATATTGGAAACTGCAAATATTTTTTACAAATG tTATCCAGGCTTTAGGTGAACATCTGAAATTAAGACAACAAGTAATTGCCACTGCTACTGTGTATTTCAAGAGATTCTATGCCAG ATATTCCCTTAAAAGTATAGATCCAGTACTAATGGCTCCTACATGTGTGTTTTTAGCATCCAAAGTAGAG GAATTTGGTGTTGTTTCAAACACAAGGTTGATATCTGCTGCTACTTCTGTAT TGAAAACTAGGTTTTCGTATGCCTTTCCGAAGGAATTTCCTTATAGGATGAACCAT ATACTAGAATGTGAATTCTATCTCTTAGAATTAATG GACTGCTGTTTGATAGTGTATCATCCCTACAGACCTCTGCTCCAGTATGTGCAGGATATGGGCCAAGAAGATATGTTGCTGCCCCTTGCCTG GAGAATAGTGAATGACACGTATAGAACTGATCTCTGTCTGCTGTACCCTCCTTTCATGATAGCTCTAG CTTGCCTACATGTGGCATGTGTTGTCCAGCAAAAAGATGCTAGACAATGGTTTGCTGAGCTTTCTGTTGATATGGAGAAGGTA attttagaaATAATCAGGGTTATTTTGAAACTATATGAACAGTGGAAGAATTTtgatgaaaggaaagaaatggcTACTATTCTAAGTAAGATGCCTAAACCTAAACCACCTCCAAACAG TGAAAGTGACCAGGGTCCAAATGGAAGTCAGAATTCTAGCTACAGCCAGTCTTAA
- the CCNC gene encoding cyclin-C isoform X2: MAGNFWQSSHYLQWILDKQDLLKERQKDLKFLTEEEYWKLQIFFTNVIQALGEHLKLRQQVIATATVYFKRFYARYSLKSIDPVLMAPTCVFLASKVEEFGVVSNTRLISAATSVLKTRFSYAFPKEFPYRMNHILECEFYLLELMDCCLIVYHPYRPLLQYVQDMGQEDMLLPLAWRIVNDTYRTDLCLLYPPFMIALACLHVACVVQQKDARQWFAELSVDMEKILEIIRVILKLYEQWKNFDERKEMATILSKMPKPKPPPNSESDQGPNGSQNSSYSQS, encoded by the exons CTTGCAATGGATTTTGGATAAACAAGATCTACTGAAGGAACGCCAAAAGGATTTAAAATTTTTGACCGAAGAAGAATATTGGAAACTGCAAATATTTTTTACAAATG tTATCCAGGCTTTAGGTGAACATCTGAAATTAAGACAACAAGTAATTGCCACTGCTACTGTGTATTTCAAGAGATTCTATGCCAG ATATTCCCTTAAAAGTATAGATCCAGTACTAATGGCTCCTACATGTGTGTTTTTAGCATCCAAAGTAGAG GAATTTGGTGTTGTTTCAAACACAAGGTTGATATCTGCTGCTACTTCTGTAT TGAAAACTAGGTTTTCGTATGCCTTTCCGAAGGAATTTCCTTATAGGATGAACCAT ATACTAGAATGTGAATTCTATCTCTTAGAATTAATG GACTGCTGTTTGATAGTGTATCATCCCTACAGACCTCTGCTCCAGTATGTGCAGGATATGGGCCAAGAAGATATGTTGCTGCCCCTTGCCTG GAGAATAGTGAATGACACGTATAGAACTGATCTCTGTCTGCTGTACCCTCCTTTCATGATAGCTCTAG CTTGCCTACATGTGGCATGTGTTGTCCAGCAAAAAGATGCTAGACAATGGTTTGCTGAGCTTTCTGTTGATATGGAGAAG attttagaaATAATCAGGGTTATTTTGAAACTATATGAACAGTGGAAGAATTTtgatgaaaggaaagaaatggcTACTATTCTAAGTAAGATGCCTAAACCTAAACCACCTCCAAACAG TGAAAGTGACCAGGGTCCAAATGGAAGTCAGAATTCTAGCTACAGCCAGTCTTAA
- the CCNC gene encoding cyclin-C isoform X3 — MAPTCVFLASKVEEFGVVSNTRLISAATSVLKTRFSYAFPKEFPYRMNHILECEFYLLELMDCCLIVYHPYRPLLQYVQDMGQEDMLLPLAWRIVNDTYRTDLCLLYPPFMIALACLHVACVVQQKDARQWFAELSVDMEKILEIIRVILKLYEQWKNFDERKEMATILSKMPKPKPPPNSESDQGPNGSQNSSYSQS, encoded by the exons ATGGCTCCTACATGTGTGTTTTTAGCATCCAAAGTAGAG GAATTTGGTGTTGTTTCAAACACAAGGTTGATATCTGCTGCTACTTCTGTAT TGAAAACTAGGTTTTCGTATGCCTTTCCGAAGGAATTTCCTTATAGGATGAACCAT ATACTAGAATGTGAATTCTATCTCTTAGAATTAATG GACTGCTGTTTGATAGTGTATCATCCCTACAGACCTCTGCTCCAGTATGTGCAGGATATGGGCCAAGAAGATATGTTGCTGCCCCTTGCCTG GAGAATAGTGAATGACACGTATAGAACTGATCTCTGTCTGCTGTACCCTCCTTTCATGATAGCTCTAG CTTGCCTACATGTGGCATGTGTTGTCCAGCAAAAAGATGCTAGACAATGGTTTGCTGAGCTTTCTGTTGATATGGAGAAG attttagaaATAATCAGGGTTATTTTGAAACTATATGAACAGTGGAAGAATTTtgatgaaaggaaagaaatggcTACTATTCTAAGTAAGATGCCTAAACCTAAACCACCTCCAAACAG TGAAAGTGACCAGGGTCCAAATGGAAGTCAGAATTCTAGCTACAGCCAGTCTTAA